TTCCTATCCACTGCATGGCACGACGTTCTTAGTCGGTCGGATGCTGCCAATCGGCGTGTGGCTGCTGTCTGCTCTCTCTCGGCAAAATTGAGGCAAGTGTCGCGCGATTAGTTGTCTCTCATTGCCCGTTAGTGGGCTTTGCTCTCCAGGCAAAGGCGTGATCAACGCCTTTTTTTATTGCTCTCATCCTCCTCTTCATTCCGGCTGCCCATCATAGCCAGCGCCTGGAGGATCTCTTGACGAACCTCTGGGTCGCCTTCTTGCTCAAGCCGCGCTGTCAGTGCCTGCCGCGCCTCTTCTCCTCCGAGACATCCCAGCGCCCAGGCCGCATGCCCACGTACAAGGGCTTCTGTGTCGCTGAGGGCGTGAATCAGAGCCGGTATGGCTCGCTGATCGCCAAGGTTCCCGAGAGCCACGCAGACGTTGCGCAGCAAGCCGCGTCGTTTGGCTCTCCAGATGGGGGTGTGGCGAAAGCGGGTGCGGAACTCTTCTTCGCTGAGGGCAAGCAGCGGGATTAGCTCAGGCGCACCGCCGACCTGGGGCCGCGGACGGAACTCGTCGCGTCTTCTCAGCCAGATCTGCGGTCGCTGCCCGGACCTCGTCACCTCTGCCTCTGTTCTTCGGTCTTCCGCCTGCATCCCCGTTGGTCCGATCTGGCGCAGGCCGAGACGCTTCTCCACGACGTGATTGACGGGGCAGACCTCCTGACAGATGTCGCAGCCGAAGATCAGGTTCCCCATGAGGGGACGTAGCTCTCGCGGGATGCTGCCGCGTAGCTCGATGGTGAGGTAAGAGATGCAACGCCGGTTGTCCAGCACGTAGGGAGCGGGCAGCGCTCCAGTAGGACAGGCGTACAGGCAGCGCTCGCACTTGCCACAGTTGGCTTGCAGTGGCTCGTCTGCTGGGAGCGGCAAATTTGTCACTATCTCAGCGAGGAAGACCCAGGAACCCCAGCCACGTGTCAGAATGGTCGTGTTTTTGCCGTACCAGCCGATGCCTGCCCGCTGAGCGACGGCGCGGTCAACCATACGCCCGGTGTCCACGAAGAGCCGGGCCTCTAGCTCCGGCCCGCCCTCGCGGCGCGCGTATTCTCGCAGCCAGTCGGCAAATTGCTTCAGCTTGGGCTTGATGACCTCATGATAGTCTGCACCCCAGGCGTAGCGCGAGATGCGACCTCGTGGCTGATCATCCTGTGGCTCCTCCGGCTCTTCGCTCAGATAACACATGGCCAGGGCGATGATCGAGCGGGCCTCCGGCAGAAGGGCGTCGGGATGGCAGGAGACTTCTGCTCGTTCACTGGTGAACCAGGGCAGGCCCTCCATGAGGCCCGCGGCAATACGCTCCTTGATGACTCGCTCGGTCTCAGGGAAAGCTTCAGCCCCTGTGATACGGATGAGGTCAAAGCCCAATTCATAGCCGTATGCTTTGATCGGGGCGGCGTCGAGCACGTTCATAACCGGGTCTCGGTTTCGTTTCTGTCACGATCAGTTCAGTCAGTTGGTGATATCTCGCCGGTGGTTCAACCAGCCTGCAATGCCCAACAGGAGTACAATGTAGGCGAGCAGCACGGTAAGAGCTTCTGCGTCGGGAAGCGTAGAGATGCTACTGCTCCCAAAGATATAGTATCCTTGATGGGCCATCAAGGTTGCCAGATTGTTGCCGATCAAATAGTCGGGAAGGGCACGCAGGAACGTGCTGACCGGTCCTTGCACCAGCTCGCTGCTCAGCTGACAGACCTGCCC
This sequence is a window from Thermogemmatispora onikobensis. Protein-coding genes within it:
- the queG gene encoding tRNA epoxyqueuosine(34) reductase QueG; the encoded protein is MNVLDAAPIKAYGYELGFDLIRITGAEAFPETERVIKERIAAGLMEGLPWFTSERAEVSCHPDALLPEARSIIALAMCYLSEEPEEPQDDQPRGRISRYAWGADYHEVIKPKLKQFADWLREYARREGGPELEARLFVDTGRMVDRAVAQRAGIGWYGKNTTILTRGWGSWVFLAEIVTNLPLPADEPLQANCGKCERCLYACPTGALPAPYVLDNRRCISYLTIELRGSIPRELRPLMGNLIFGCDICQEVCPVNHVVEKRLGLRQIGPTGMQAEDRRTEAEVTRSGQRPQIWLRRRDEFRPRPQVGGAPELIPLLALSEEEFRTRFRHTPIWRAKRRGLLRNVCVALGNLGDQRAIPALIHALSDTEALVRGHAAWALGCLGGEEARQALTARLEQEGDPEVRQEILQALAMMGSRNEEEDESNKKRR